The genomic window GGCCGACCTGATCCTTGCTGATGGCGTCGAGGCTGGCCTAGTCGGTTGGATCGCCGCCAGGACGAAGCGAATCCCCTTTGTGTTTGACTATCGTGATCACTACTCGTTTCTGTATCGTCAGCAACGTGACTGGCGGAATCCAGTGGTTGTTAAGGTCTTGGAACGGTGGCTTCCGAAGGTCGCCGATCTGTCGATCGTGGTCGACGGTCGTCAGTACAGGGCCTGCCTGCTGGCCGGTGCGTCGACGGATCGCGTGAAGGTGGTCTCCAATGGTGCCGATCCGGACCGATTTGCCCCAGGGCCGAAGGATTCCGCCTTCCTGGCGGAGTGGGGGCTCACTGATCGGCCTGTGATCCTGTATATCGGAAAGATGACGTCCGCTTTTAACCTGCCGATGGCGGTGGAGGCGATGCAGACGGTAGTGAAGGCCCACACTCGAGCCTGTCTTGTGTGTGTCGGGGATGGACCCGCCCTCGCTGACCTGAGGTCGCTCAGCCAGAAGCTCGGCCTGGAGCGACACGTTATCTTTGCAGGCCATTGCTCCTACGACCGAATCCCAGCCCTGATCAGATCGTCGGATATCTGTGTGTACCCGTTACGGAGTGTAGCCGCGCTAGCAATTTTCGAGTACATGGCCTGCGGGAAGCCGGTGGTGGTTCCCAATGCCGACTACGATCTCTCGCTTCCGGAAGGGAGCTGCCTTTCCGTAGAGAAGAGTGTGCAGGGGTTCGCAGAAGGAATCAGCCATCTTCTTCGTGAGCCCCCACTATGCGATCGGATCGGCCGGACAGCGCGAGAGTTTGTAGCGACCCAGCACAGTTGGGACCAGTTAGCCAGAACCTATGAGGCCGCGCTGATGGATCTTGTGAAGGGGTGGGGATGAAATGGGGGA from Candidatus Methylomirabilis tolerans includes these protein-coding regions:
- a CDS encoding glycosyltransferase family 4 protein → ADLILADGVEAGLVGWIAARTKRIPFVFDYRDHYSFLYRQQRDWRNPVVVKVLERWLPKVADLSIVVDGRQYRACLLAGASTDRVKVVSNGADPDRFAPGPKDSAFLAEWGLTDRPVILYIGKMTSAFNLPMAVEAMQTVVKAHTRACLVCVGDGPALADLRSLSQKLGLERHVIFAGHCSYDRIPALIRSSDICVYPLRSVAALAIFEYMACGKPVVVPNADYDLSLPEGSCLSVEKSVQGFAEGISHLLREPPLCDRIGRTAREFVATQHSWDQLARTYEAALMDLVKGWG